From the Entomomonas sp. E2T0 genome, one window contains:
- the bamA gene encoding outer membrane protein assembly factor BamA, which yields MKYLLLPLVLAAFISMEVHAESFTISDIRINGLQRVSAGSVFAALPIRIGDQVDEASLADASKALFRAGYFQDIRLSRSGNVLLVTVVERPSVASIDISGNKAIKTEDLLKGLRQAGLAEGEIFQRVTLERVRNELLRQYVAQGRYSANIETEVISEPRNRVRLKININEGVVASISHINVVGNTVFPDETLINLFELKTKKWYRFFSSADKYSREKLSGDLERLRSYYMDRGYVNMDIASTQVSITPDKKSVYITVNIEEGDKYRIRDVKMEGDLKLPEDTLRSLLLVQNGQVFSRKLMVTSSELVSRRLGNDGYAFADVRGIPETHPEDHTVSITFIVDPGKRVYVNRINYRGNTKTEDVVLRREMRQMEGGWASTYLIDQSKTRLERLGYFKEVKVETAPVAGTDDQVDVNYTVEEQPSGSISASVGFAQSSGLVLGGSIKQDNFLGTGNKVGIGMTRSDYQTNINFSYLNPYWTVDGVSLGYNVFYRTTDYDKLDVDYTSYSVDSFGAGFSFGYPISETSSVSYGLTIQNDKVKSGNASAEEVYRFIDDYGSNYLNYKLNLGWGKSTLNRGLLPTRGASQTASVQIAIPGSDLTFYKIDYSAQYFKPITDNYILRFHTDLGYGDGYGSTDMLPFYENYYAGGYNSVRGFKDGSLGPRSTPSYRYYNSGYDDWNDDDDPFGGNILITGGVELIVPTPFVNDQRTIRTALFWDAGNVFSNNCPLSTTKNCKNPNFGDLASSVGVGVTWVTAFGPLSFSLAMPIKKPDNADTQIFQFSLGQTF from the coding sequence ATGAAATATTTGTTATTACCGCTGGTGTTGGCAGCTTTTATCTCAATGGAGGTTCATGCTGAGTCCTTTACTATTTCTGATATTCGTATTAATGGTTTACAGCGTGTTTCTGCAGGTAGTGTGTTTGCAGCATTACCCATTAGAATTGGTGACCAAGTAGATGAAGCAAGTCTTGCTGATGCATCTAAAGCTTTATTTAGGGCAGGTTACTTTCAAGATATTAGGTTAAGTCGTAGTGGTAATGTATTATTAGTTACAGTAGTTGAAAGACCTTCTGTTGCTAGTATTGATATTTCTGGTAATAAAGCTATTAAAACAGAAGACTTATTAAAAGGTCTACGCCAAGCAGGTTTGGCTGAAGGGGAAATCTTCCAACGAGTTACTCTAGAAAGAGTACGTAATGAGTTGCTTCGTCAATACGTAGCACAAGGCCGCTATTCCGCTAATATTGAAACAGAAGTTATTTCTGAACCTAGAAATCGTGTTCGCTTAAAAATAAATATTAATGAAGGGGTTGTTGCCTCTATTTCACATATTAATGTGGTAGGTAATACCGTTTTTCCTGATGAAACATTAATTAATCTATTTGAATTAAAAACTAAGAAATGGTACCGTTTTTTTAGCAGTGCTGATAAATACTCTCGTGAAAAATTATCGGGCGACTTGGAAAGACTACGCTCTTACTATATGGATCGTGGTTATGTAAATATGGATATTGCTTCTACCCAAGTTTCTATTACACCTGATAAGAAAAGTGTTTATATTACGGTTAATATTGAAGAAGGCGATAAATATCGAATTCGTGATGTGAAAATGGAGGGTGATTTAAAACTTCCTGAAGACACATTACGTTCTTTATTATTAGTCCAAAATGGGCAAGTCTTTTCTCGTAAGTTAATGGTTACCTCTTCAGAGTTAGTAAGTCGTCGTTTGGGTAACGATGGTTATGCATTTGCTGATGTACGTGGTATACCAGAAACACATCCTGAAGACCATACAGTGTCTATTACCTTTATTGTAGACCCAGGTAAACGCGTTTATGTTAATCGTATTAACTACCGTGGAAATACTAAAACAGAGGATGTGGTGTTGCGTCGTGAAATGCGCCAAATGGAAGGTGGTTGGGCTTCTACCTATTTGATTGATCAATCTAAAACACGTTTAGAACGATTAGGTTATTTTAAAGAAGTAAAAGTAGAAACAGCGCCTGTAGCAGGTACAGATGATCAGGTTGATGTCAATTATACAGTTGAGGAACAACCATCAGGTTCTATTTCTGCTTCTGTTGGTTTTGCGCAAAGTTCAGGTTTGGTATTGGGTGGTTCCATTAAGCAAGATAACTTCTTAGGAACAGGTAATAAAGTTGGTATTGGTATGACACGTAGTGATTATCAAACAAATATTAACTTTAGCTACTTAAATCCTTACTGGACGGTAGATGGTGTTAGTTTGGGTTACAACGTGTTTTATAGAACTACAGATTATGATAAGTTAGATGTTGACTATACTAGTTATTCTGTGGATAGTTTTGGTGCTGGTTTTAGTTTTGGTTATCCTATCAGTGAAACATCTAGTGTAAGTTATGGTTTAACTATTCAAAATGATAAAGTTAAATCAGGTAATGCAAGTGCTGAAGAGGTTTATCGTTTTATAGATGATTATGGTTCTAACTATCTTAACTATAAACTTAATTTAGGTTGGGGCAAATCTACTTTAAATAGAGGTTTACTACCTACTCGAGGAGCTTCTCAAACGGCTTCTGTACAAATAGCTATTCCAGGTAGTGATTTAACGTTCTATAAAATAGATTATAGTGCACAATATTTTAAACCAATTACAGATAATTATATCTTACGTTTCCATACTGATTTAGGTTATGGAGATGGTTATGGTTCAACTGATATGTTGCCATTCTATGAAAACTATTATGCAGGTGGTTATAACTCTGTACGTGGTTTTAAAGATGGTTCACTAGGTCCTCGTAGTACACCAAGTTATAGATATTATAATTCAGGCTATGATGATTGGAATGATGATGACGACCCATTTGGTGGTAATATTCTTATTACAGGTGGTGTAGAGTTAATAGTGCCAACACCTTTTGTAAATGATCAAAGAACCATAAGAACAGCCCTATTCTGGGATGCAGGTAATGTGTTTAGTAACAATTGCCCATTATCAACAACTAAGAATTGTAAGAATCCAAATTTTGGCGATTTAGCTAGTTCAGTAGGGGTTGGTGTAACTTGGGTAACAGCCTTTGGTCCATTAAGTTTTAGTCTGGCTATGCCAATTAAGAAACCAGATAATGCAGATACTCAAATCTTCCAATTCTCATTGGGACAAACTTTTTAA
- a CDS encoding OmpH family outer membrane protein: MYKLTKLALVAFLAFSAPAYAEMKIAVLNYQMALLESDVAKKYAVDSEKRFGPRITKLKSLEEQAKKLQDNLIKNGSKMKQAERERLELELNQKARDFQMQSKELNDSKMKADQDMLKIIKPKLDKAVEDALKAGGFDLVLESGAVVDVKPQYDITKQVIDRLNKMK, from the coding sequence ATGTATAAACTTACTAAGCTAGCGTTAGTTGCCTTTCTAGCATTTAGTGCTCCAGCTTATGCTGAAATGAAAATAGCCGTGTTAAATTATCAGATGGCATTATTGGAGTCTGATGTTGCTAAAAAATATGCTGTAGATTCTGAAAAAAGATTTGGTCCACGCATTACTAAATTGAAATCATTAGAAGAGCAAGCTAAAAAATTACAAGACAACTTAATTAAAAATGGCTCAAAAATGAAGCAGGCTGAACGTGAACGTTTGGAGCTTGAACTCAATCAAAAAGCCCGTGATTTTCAAATGCAGTCTAAAGAGCTCAATGATAGTAAAATGAAAGCAGATCAAGATATGCTTAAGATTATCAAGCCAAAATTAGATAAAGCAGTTGAAGATGCACTAAAAGCTGGTGGTTTTGACTTAGTATTAGAAAGTGGTGCAGTAGTAGATGTAAAGCCTCAGTATGATATTACTAAACAAGTAATTGATCGTTTAAACAAAATGAAATAA
- the lpxD gene encoding UDP-3-O-(3-hydroxymyristoyl)glucosamine N-acyltransferase produces MPKYTLAELAEKFNGTVKGDPNYVISGLASLQTATENDLSFLANAQYKKFLTETKAGAVLLKVDLAEAFTGNAILLDDPYLTYAKVSYLFDTKPVSQPGIHPTAIIAESAKIDPTASIGAYAVIEADVVVGARTVIGAHSFIGERCLIGEDGWIAPRATLYHDVKIGKRVVIQSGAVLGGEGFGFAIEQGNWFRIAQIGGVTLGDDVEIGANTAVDRGALSDTILGNDVKLDNMIMIGHNVQIGDHTAMAGSSGISGSTKIGKRCIIGGNTGIAGHLEICDNVMFTGMSMVTKSISEPGTYSSGTSIQTSKEWRKSVARFRNLDEMAHKIHQLEKKLAELGTNNKSSS; encoded by the coding sequence ATGCCTAAATATACACTTGCCGAATTAGCTGAAAAATTTAATGGAACTGTTAAAGGTGATCCAAACTATGTGATTAGCGGTTTGGCTAGTTTGCAAACAGCAACAGAAAATGATTTAAGTTTTTTAGCGAATGCGCAATATAAGAAATTTTTAACTGAAACGAAGGCTGGTGCTGTTTTACTTAAAGTAGATCTTGCAGAAGCTTTTACTGGTAATGCCATTTTATTAGATGATCCTTATCTAACCTATGCTAAGGTTTCTTATTTATTTGATACAAAACCTGTAAGTCAGCCTGGTATTCATCCAACAGCTATTATTGCAGAATCAGCAAAAATTGATCCAACAGCTAGTATTGGTGCTTATGCCGTTATTGAGGCTGATGTAGTTGTTGGGGCTAGAACGGTGATAGGTGCTCATAGCTTTATTGGTGAGCGTTGTTTGATTGGTGAAGATGGTTGGATCGCACCTCGTGCTACTTTATATCATGATGTAAAAATTGGTAAAAGAGTAGTCATTCAATCTGGTGCTGTGCTTGGTGGTGAAGGTTTTGGTTTTGCTATTGAGCAAGGAAATTGGTTTAGAATAGCACAAATTGGTGGTGTTACATTAGGCGATGATGTTGAAATTGGTGCTAATACAGCAGTAGACCGTGGCGCATTATCTGATACTATTCTAGGCAATGATGTAAAATTGGATAATATGATAATGATTGGCCATAATGTACAGATTGGAGACCACACAGCTATGGCTGGTAGTAGTGGTATTTCAGGAAGTACTAAGATTGGTAAACGATGTATTATTGGTGGTAATACAGGTATAGCAGGCCACTTAGAGATTTGTGACAATGTTATGTTTACAGGGATGTCAATGGTTACAAAGTCAATTTCTGAACCTGGTACTTATTCATCAGGTACTTCTATACAAACTTCAAAAGAATGGCGTAAAAGTGTTGCACGTTTTAGAAACTTAGATGAAATGGCACATAAAATACATCAATTAGAAAAGAAATTAGCAGAATTAGGTACAAATAATAAAAGTTCATCATAA
- the fabZ gene encoding 3-hydroxyacyl-ACP dehydratase FabZ, translating to MDIKEIFEHLPQRYPFLLVDRVEELDIEGEVKTIRAYKNVTINEPFFEGHFPNHPIMPGVLVLEAMAQAAGILSFKMMNAKPTDGTLYYFVGTDKLRIRQPVLPGDKLELRAKFLGAKRTIWKFECQALVDGKEVAASEVICAERKL from the coding sequence ATGGATATTAAAGAAATTTTTGAACATTTACCGCAACGTTACCCATTTTTATTGGTAGACCGCGTCGAAGAATTAGATATCGAGGGTGAAGTAAAAACCATCCGTGCTTATAAAAATGTTACTATTAATGAGCCGTTTTTTGAGGGACATTTTCCTAACCATCCTATTATGCCAGGCGTATTGGTATTAGAAGCAATGGCTCAGGCAGCAGGTATTTTAAGCTTTAAAATGATGAATGCGAAGCCTACTGATGGCACACTATATTATTTTGTGGGTACTGATAAGTTAAGAATTCGTCAGCCAGTATTACCAGGTGATAAATTAGAATTAAGAGCTAAGTTCTTAGGTGCTAAACGTACTATTTGGAAGTTTGAATGCCAAGCTTTAGTTGATGGTAAAGAAGTGGCAGCCTCTGAAGTGATTTGTGCGGAACGCAAATTATGA
- the lpxA gene encoding acyl-ACP--UDP-N-acetylglucosamine O-acyltransferase: protein MSLIDSRAIVDPKAKLADNVKVGPWSIIGPDVEIGEGTIVESHVIIKGPTKIGCHNHIYQFSSVGEDTPDMKYKGEPTRLVIGDHNIIREGVTIHRGTIQDRSETTIGNHNLIMAYVHIGHDSVIGNHVIMVNNSGVAGHCHVGDWAILGGYALVHQNCHIGAYSFLGAASFISKDVPAFVLVLGNPAEARSMNFEGLHRKGFADNIIHALRTAYKIVYRKGLTTEQAINELADLASQYSEVALFRDSIINSKRGITR, encoded by the coding sequence ATGAGTTTGATTGATTCACGAGCTATTGTAGATCCTAAGGCTAAATTAGCGGATAACGTTAAAGTTGGCCCATGGTCTATTATTGGTCCTGATGTAGAGATCGGTGAAGGAACAATAGTAGAATCTCATGTTATTATTAAAGGCCCTACCAAGATAGGGTGTCATAATCATATTTATCAGTTTTCATCAGTAGGTGAAGATACTCCAGATATGAAATATAAAGGTGAACCTACACGTTTAGTAATTGGTGACCATAATATTATTCGTGAAGGTGTCACTATTCACCGTGGTACTATTCAAGACCGTAGTGAAACGACTATTGGTAACCATAATTTAATTATGGCTTATGTGCATATTGGACATGACTCAGTAATTGGTAATCATGTAATTATGGTTAATAATTCTGGTGTTGCAGGTCATTGTCATGTAGGTGATTGGGCAATATTGGGTGGTTATGCTTTAGTGCATCAAAATTGCCATATAGGTGCTTATAGTTTCTTAGGTGCGGCTTCTTTTATTAGTAAGGATGTGCCTGCTTTTGTTTTGGTATTGGGTAATCCAGCTGAAGCACGTAGCATGAATTTTGAGGGCTTACATCGTAAAGGTTTTGCTGATAATATTATTCATGCTTTGCGAACAGCTTACAAAATTGTTTACCGTAAAGGATTAACAACAGAACAAGCTATTAATGAATTAGCTGACTTAGCTAGTCAATATTCTGAGGTCGCTTTATTCCGTGACTCAATCATCAACTCCAAACGTGGAATTACACGCTAA
- the lpxB gene encoding lipid-A-disaccharide synthase gives MTQSSTPNVELHANTKPLCIALVAGEASGDILGAGLMASLKQQHPNIQFIGVGGPKMEAEGLVSMFPMERLSIMGLVEVLGRLPELIKRRAKLIKDIIAAKPDVFIGIDAPDFNLGIELKLREVGIKTIHYVSPSVWAWKQKRVFKIKKACDLVLTLFPFEAKFYEKYDVPVCFVGHPLANIIPLEVDRVAAKAKLGILQDNRVVALMPGSRGGEVSRLAPVFLKTADIILEHYPNTKFVIPCANQQRKEQIEELLVSHKLPVTLLDGHSHEALAACDVVLIASGTATLEALLYERPMVVAYKLASLTYWIAKRLVKTPYVSLPNILAGRLLVPEMIQDKAEPDQLFAELQLLLEGKTKEQTDSFKAIHLALRQNASEKAAEATLSLINS, from the coding sequence GTGACTCAATCATCAACTCCAAACGTGGAATTACACGCTAATACTAAGCCTCTTTGCATTGCACTAGTGGCAGGAGAGGCTTCGGGTGATATTTTAGGGGCTGGCCTAATGGCCTCTCTAAAACAACAACATCCTAATATACAATTTATTGGTGTTGGTGGCCCTAAAATGGAAGCTGAGGGTTTGGTTTCCATGTTTCCTATGGAACGCCTTTCTATTATGGGGTTGGTAGAAGTTTTAGGCCGTTTACCCGAACTTATAAAACGTCGTGCTAAATTAATTAAAGATATTATTGCGGCTAAGCCTGATGTGTTTATTGGTATCGATGCGCCTGATTTTAATTTAGGTATTGAATTAAAATTACGTGAAGTTGGTATTAAAACTATTCACTATGTTAGCCCTTCTGTATGGGCCTGGAAGCAAAAACGTGTTTTTAAAATAAAAAAGGCATGTGATTTAGTACTAACATTATTTCCTTTTGAAGCTAAGTTTTATGAAAAATATGATGTGCCAGTTTGTTTTGTAGGCCATCCATTAGCAAATATAATCCCTTTAGAAGTTGATAGAGTTGCAGCTAAGGCAAAATTAGGTATTCTTCAAGATAATAGGGTAGTTGCATTAATGCCAGGCAGTCGAGGAGGAGAGGTTAGTCGGTTAGCACCTGTATTTCTTAAAACAGCTGATATTATTTTAGAACATTATCCAAATACAAAATTTGTTATACCTTGCGCAAATCAGCAACGTAAAGAGCAGATAGAGGAATTATTAGTATCTCATAAGTTACCTGTTACCTTATTAGATGGCCATTCTCATGAGGCTTTAGCTGCATGTGATGTGGTATTAATTGCTTCAGGGACAGCGACATTAGAAGCATTACTTTATGAGCGACCAATGGTGGTAGCTTATAAATTGGCCTCTCTAACGTACTGGATTGCTAAACGTTTGGTAAAAACTCCTTATGTTTCTTTGCCTAATATTTTGGCAGGACGATTATTAGTGCCAGAGATGATTCAAGATAAAGCCGAACCTGATCAGTTGTTTGCTGAATTGCAGCTATTATTAGAAGGTAAAACTAAAGAGCAAACAGATAGTTTTAAAGCTATTCATTTAGCCTTGCGGCAAAATGCTTCTGAGAAAGCTGCTGAAGCAACGCTTAGCTTAATTAATTCTTAA
- the tcdA gene encoding tRNA cyclic N6-threonylcarbamoyladenosine(37) synthase TcdA: MTDPRFAGIARLYGEQGLARLQKAHIAVVGIGGVGSWAAEALARTGVAELTLIDLDDICISNTNRQLHTLQTNIGKAKVEIMAERIQQINPTCKVHSVIDFVTRDTMAEIIHNDLDGVIDCIDSVTSKAALIAWCKRRKIQIITTGGAGGQIDPTQIQITDLNKTYNDPLAAKVRSLLRRDYGFSKTAGRHYSVPCVFSTEQLRYPQADGSVCQAKGFTGDGTRLDCSGGFGAVTMVTASFGMAAAAKMVEKIVNGSRRPSERQTLKN; this comes from the coding sequence ATGACAGATCCACGTTTTGCAGGCATTGCACGCTTATATGGTGAACAAGGTTTAGCTCGCCTACAAAAGGCGCATATCGCTGTTGTGGGTATCGGTGGCGTAGGCTCTTGGGCAGCAGAAGCTCTAGCTAGAACTGGGGTGGCAGAACTAACTTTAATCGACTTGGACGATATTTGTATCTCCAATACTAATCGTCAACTGCATACTCTACAAACTAATATCGGCAAAGCCAAAGTAGAAATAATGGCGGAGCGTATTCAACAAATTAATCCAACTTGCAAAGTACACTCTGTTATCGATTTTGTTACTCGCGATACTATGGCAGAGATAATCCATAATGATTTAGATGGTGTTATTGATTGTATTGATAGTGTAACTTCCAAAGCAGCCTTAATTGCTTGGTGTAAACGTCGCAAAATCCAAATTATTACAACAGGTGGTGCAGGTGGACAAATAGATCCAACTCAAATCCAAATCACTGATTTAAATAAAACTTACAATGATCCTTTAGCTGCAAAAGTTCGCTCTTTATTACGCCGTGATTATGGTTTCTCTAAAACTGCGGGACGTCATTACAGTGTACCTTGTGTGTTTTCTACAGAACAATTACGTTACCCACAGGCAGATGGTAGCGTATGCCAAGCTAAAGGCTTTACTGGTGATGGAACTCGCTTAGATTGTTCAGGTGGTTTTGGTGCAGTGACTATGGTTACCGCTAGTTTTGGCATGGCGGCGGCAGCTAAGATGGTAGAAAAAATAGTTAATGGTTCTCGTCGCCCTAGCGAGCGACAAACACTTAAGAATTAA
- the rnhB gene encoding ribonuclease HII produces the protein MQLGLDFNLVEDLIAGVDEVGRGPLCGPVVTAAVILDPTKPITGLNDSKKLSEKKRESLFEEIKEKALAWSIARAEVAEVDELNILHATMLAMKRAVESLEITPKLALIDGNRCPQLNIPCSAVIKGDATVPAIAAASILAKVSRDREMVELDKQYPGYGIAGHKGYPTATHLAALKQLGPTIIHRHSFAPVRMAAELFKERTSL, from the coding sequence ATGCAATTAGGACTAGATTTTAATTTAGTGGAAGATTTAATCGCAGGTGTTGATGAGGTGGGAAGAGGTCCTTTATGTGGCCCTGTCGTTACAGCTGCTGTTATTCTTGATCCTACAAAGCCCATTACTGGCTTAAACGACTCTAAAAAGCTTTCAGAAAAAAAACGTGAATCTTTATTTGAAGAAATTAAAGAAAAAGCATTAGCGTGGTCTATTGCTCGAGCAGAAGTGGCAGAAGTGGATGAACTGAATATTTTACACGCAACTATGTTAGCTATGAAACGTGCAGTAGAAAGTTTAGAAATTACTCCCAAATTGGCCTTAATTGATGGTAATAGATGTCCTCAATTAAATATACCTTGTTCCGCAGTTATTAAAGGTGATGCAACCGTACCTGCTATTGCGGCTGCTTCCATTCTAGCCAAAGTAAGCCGTGATAGGGAAATGGTAGAACTTGATAAACAATATCCAGGCTATGGTATAGCTGGCCATAAAGGTTATCCAACAGCCACTCATTTAGCTGCTCTAAAACAACTAGGCCCTACTATTATTCATCGCCATTCATTTGCACCTGTACGAATGGCTGCTGAATTATTTAAAGAAAGAACTTCCTTATGA
- a CDS encoding DMT family protein, with product MPVWLITAIMLTVSNLFMTFAWYGHLRSMQSKPWIIAALVSWVIALGEYLIQVPANRIGYTQLSLGQLKIMQEVITLAVFVPFSIYVMNQPLKLDYLWAGLCMMGAVFFIFRS from the coding sequence ATGCCCGTTTGGTTAATTACAGCAATCATGCTGACTGTATCCAATTTATTTATGACTTTTGCTTGGTATGGTCATTTACGTAGTATGCAAAGTAAACCTTGGATTATTGCAGCTTTAGTAAGCTGGGTAATCGCTCTAGGGGAATACTTAATTCAAGTACCCGCTAATCGAATTGGTTATACCCAACTTTCTTTAGGGCAATTAAAAATTATGCAAGAGGTGATAACACTAGCAGTATTTGTTCCTTTTAGCATTTATGTGATGAACCAACCATTAAAACTCGATTACCTATGGGCAGGCCTCTGTATGATGGGCGCTGTATTTTTTATTTTTCGTAGTTGA
- a CDS encoding DUF1302 domain-containing protein, which yields MPSYQQPFLVSSLLIALVSLNANALPFSIGPVEGQFETELSIKNSWSTAKPDHNFIGRNNGGRGLATTNDNNRLNFKKGDSFSRLFKGKHSMHLKYDNYGLLISGQYWYDFVEKNQRQPFANISDHGRYISSRSSGAELQQAFVYHHYQLADKQGSVRLGRQLLNWGEERFITGGINVINPIDSREGWRADMNTRAERTPVSLLSFSQQLTQNLSTEFFYQLDWRPAASENCNSFFATNDYTTHGCTDNLRVLRSTNQLSSADLTSLTGVNVNQEGILLRHDKDKRAKTSGQFGIAINYYAEPLATDLGFYFINYHSRTGFINGRSANQAAINQATGLGQLAPEWLAGHSSYFIDYPENIHLYGISFAKDISADLIWRGELSYRPNMPIQISPVELFKNTIGETNTLTANQKIKGYDRKRVSQLQTSLTKTANEVMGAKEFNLTSALGMTYIAGLGKQTLYGREAVFGSSYNCSIDTRYCEKDGFTTRFAWGYRIQGEWQYQDILLPRLTLKPSISWLHDVQGYSPSNEATFVEGRKAISVGVTAEYLKTYYIGLNYTNFFGGRYNTWSDRDFASLEMGLKF from the coding sequence ATGCCGTCATACCAGCAGCCTTTTCTTGTTAGCTCCCTATTAATTGCTCTTGTTAGCCTAAATGCAAATGCCCTTCCTTTTAGTATAGGTCCTGTAGAAGGACAGTTTGAAACAGAACTCTCTATTAAAAATAGCTGGTCAACCGCCAAACCAGACCATAACTTTATTGGTCGTAATAATGGTGGCAGAGGTTTAGCTACGACCAATGATAACAACCGATTAAATTTTAAAAAAGGCGATAGCTTTTCCCGTTTATTTAAGGGCAAACACAGTATGCATCTTAAATATGATAATTATGGTTTACTTATTAGTGGTCAATACTGGTATGACTTTGTAGAAAAAAACCAACGACAACCTTTTGCCAATATTAGTGATCATGGTCGTTATATTAGTTCACGATCTTCAGGTGCAGAATTACAACAAGCTTTTGTTTATCATCACTACCAATTAGCTGATAAACAAGGTAGCGTTCGTTTAGGTCGACAACTACTTAATTGGGGAGAGGAACGCTTTATTACAGGTGGTATCAATGTTATTAATCCTATTGATAGCCGAGAGGGTTGGCGTGCTGATATGAATACCCGTGCTGAACGCACACCTGTAAGTTTACTGTCTTTTTCCCAACAACTAACCCAAAACCTTTCTACTGAATTCTTTTACCAACTGGATTGGCGTCCTGCTGCTTCTGAAAATTGTAATTCTTTTTTTGCCACTAATGATTATACAACCCATGGCTGTACCGATAACCTACGTGTACTTCGCTCTACTAATCAATTATCTAGCGCAGATTTAACCAGCCTTACAGGTGTTAATGTAAATCAGGAAGGCATTTTATTACGACATGACAAAGATAAGCGCGCAAAAACTTCTGGACAATTTGGTATCGCTATAAATTATTATGCTGAGCCACTTGCTACTGATTTAGGCTTTTATTTTATTAACTATCATAGCCGCACAGGCTTTATTAATGGTCGCTCAGCTAACCAAGCAGCTATTAATCAAGCTACTGGCTTAGGTCAACTTGCTCCAGAATGGTTAGCTGGACACTCAAGTTACTTTATTGATTATCCTGAAAATATTCATCTGTATGGGATTAGCTTTGCAAAAGATATTAGTGCCGACTTAATTTGGCGTGGTGAGTTAAGTTATCGTCCCAATATGCCCATACAGATCAGCCCTGTTGAGCTATTTAAAAATACCATTGGTGAAACAAATACCTTAACAGCTAATCAAAAAATAAAAGGCTATGACCGTAAACGAGTTAGCCAATTACAAACTAGTTTAACCAAAACAGCTAATGAGGTAATGGGTGCCAAAGAATTTAATTTAACTTCTGCGCTAGGTATGACTTATATTGCGGGTTTAGGTAAGCAAACCCTATATGGCCGAGAAGCTGTATTTGGTAGTAGTTATAATTGTTCCATTGACACGCGTTATTGTGAAAAAGATGGATTCACTACTCGTTTTGCTTGGGGTTATCGAATACAAGGTGAATGGCAATACCAAGATATTTTATTACCCCGCTTAACGCTAAAACCTAGCATCAGCTGGTTACACGATGTACAAGGCTACTCGCCAAGCAATGAAGCCACCTTTGTAGAGGGTCGTAAAGCTATTAGTGTAGGCGTAACAGCTGAATATCTAAAAACCTATTATATCGGCTTAAACTATACTAACTTCTTTGGTGGCCGTTACAATACATGGTCAGATCGAGATTTCGCTAGTTTAGAAATGGGTTTAAAATTCTAA
- the fabI gene encoding enoyl-ACP reductase FabI, giving the protein MGFLTGKRALIVGVASKLSIASGIAAAMHREGAELAFTYQNDKLKGRVEEFAEGWGSNKDLCFPCDVASDEQIEQVFVDLGKKWDGIDIIVHAVGFAPGDQLDGDFTTVTNREGFKIAHDISSYSFIALAKAGRKMLEGRNGSLLTLSYLGAERTMPNYNVMGMAKASLEAGVRYLAGSLGPEGTRVNAISAGPIRTLAASGIKSFRKMLAANERQTPLRRNVTIDEVGNAAAFLCSDLASGISGEILYVDGGFNTTAMGTLED; this is encoded by the coding sequence ATGGGTTTTTTAACAGGTAAGCGTGCGTTAATTGTTGGTGTTGCAAGTAAATTATCAATCGCTTCTGGTATTGCCGCTGCTATGCATCGTGAAGGTGCAGAGCTAGCCTTCACTTATCAAAATGATAAATTGAAAGGTCGTGTAGAAGAATTTGCTGAAGGCTGGGGTTCTAACAAAGATTTATGTTTTCCATGTGATGTAGCGAGTGATGAACAAATTGAACAAGTATTTGTTGATCTAGGTAAAAAATGGGATGGTATTGATATTATTGTACACGCAGTAGGTTTTGCACCAGGCGATCAGTTAGACGGCGATTTCACCACTGTAACTAACCGTGAGGGCTTCAAAATTGCTCATGATATTAGCTCATACAGCTTTATCGCACTAGCGAAAGCAGGCCGTAAAATGTTAGAAGGCCGTAATGGTTCATTATTAACCCTTTCTTATTTAGGTGCTGAGCGCACCATGCCTAACTACAACGTAATGGGTATGGCAAAAGCTAGTCTTGAAGCAGGTGTGCGTTACCTAGCAGGTAGCCTTGGCCCAGAAGGAACTCGTGTTAATGCTATTTCTGCAGGTCCTATCCGTACTTTAGCTGCTTCAGGCATTAAAAGCTTCCGTAAAATGTTAGCTGCTAACGAACGTCAAACACCCCTTCGTCGCAATGTAACGATTGATGAAGTGGGTAATGCAGCAGCTTTCTTATGTTCAGATTTAGCCTCTGGTATCTCTGGCGAAATCCTTTATGTAGATGGCGGTTTCAACACTACTGCCATGGGTACATTAGAAGACTAA